A region from the Hypomesus transpacificus isolate Combined female chromosome 11, fHypTra1, whole genome shotgun sequence genome encodes:
- the hs3st1l1 gene encoding heparan sulfate (glucosamine) 3-O-sulfotransferase 1-like1 produces MAGLLASAFLLVLQTFAAPPPFVHAGDSPTLDTLDLGPGLLANDTDDQTPTPPPGTSKRAPHSIIIGVRKGGTRALLEMLDIHPEVAAAATEVHFFDWDENYAKGFDWYRELMPYSYPHQITVEKTPGYFTSALAPERIHAMNSSIKLLLILRDPAERVISDYTQVYFNRLENHKPVQAIENLLVRNGALNTRYKAIQRSLYDVHMRNWLRHFPLEQIHIVDGDTLIRDPLPELQRVERFLNLPPRIMSSNFYFNQTKGFYCIRSDGRERCLHESKGRPHPAVNGTVLQQLRSYLQEHNRTFYRLVKRSFDWQ; encoded by the coding sequence ATGGCCGGCTTGCTGGCATCTGCCTTTCTCCTGGTGCTCCAGACATTTGCTGCCCCGCCGCCGTTTGTCCATGCAGGGGACAGCCCAACTCTAGACACCCTAGATTTGGGCCCGGGACTATTGGCCAATGACACTGATGATCAGACCCCGACTCCTCCCCCTGGGACTAGCAAACGTGCCCCCCACAGCATCATCATCGGTGTGCGCAAGGGGGGCACGCGTGCCCTGCTGGAGATGCTGGACATCCATCCTGAGGTCGCAGCTGCTGCCACCGAGGTGCACTTCTTCGACTGGGATGAGAACTACGCCAAGGGCTTCGACTGGTACCGAGAGCTGATGCCCTACTCTTACCCGCACCAGATCACAGTGGAGAAGACACCCGGCTACTTCACGTCCGCCCTGGCGCCTGAGAGAATCCACGCCATGAACTCCTCCATCAAGCTGCTGCTGATTCTGCGTGACCCCGCGGAGCGGGTCATCTCTGACTACACGCAGGTCTACTTCAACCGCCTGGAGAACCACAAGCCCGTGCAGGCCATCGAGAACCTACTGGTGCGGAACGGAGCCCTCAACACGCGCTACAAGGCCATCCAGAGGAGCCTGTATGACGTCCACATGCGCAACTGGCTGCGCCACTTCCCTCTGGAGCAGATCCACATAGTGGACGGGGACACTCTGATCCGGGACCCCCTGCCTGAGCTGCAGAGGGTGGAGCGTTTCCTCAACCTGCCCCCCAGGATAATGTCCTCCAACTTCTACTTCAACCAGACCAAGGGTTTCTACTGCATCCGGAGCGACGGCCGGGAGCGCTGCCTCCACGAGTCCAAGGGACGTCCCCACCCCGCTGTCAATGGTACAGTCCTGCAGCAGCTTCGCTCCTACCTCCAGGAGCACAACCGCACCTTCTACAGGCTGGTGAAGCGCTCCTTTGACTGGCAATAG